The following proteins are encoded in a genomic region of Natrinema sp. DC36:
- a CDS encoding pyridoxamine 5'-phosphate oxidase family protein, translating to MTSNGDRGAERGTNRGRPQTEARYGIPERADGMLPWAFVAEQMRDARNYWVTTNRPDGSPHVRPTWGVWVDGTFHCGGGEGTRWVRNLARNPEIVVHGESATEVVILEGEAERIDHETASSELIDELDAAYEAKYDAPHGTPFFAVQPTVVFAWSDFPTDATRWEFDE from the coding sequence ATGACGTCGAACGGCGATCGGGGTGCTGAACGCGGTACGAATCGCGGTCGACCGCAAACCGAAGCGCGCTACGGGATCCCCGAGCGTGCAGACGGTATGCTCCCGTGGGCGTTCGTCGCTGAACAGATGCGAGACGCACGGAACTACTGGGTGACGACGAACCGACCCGACGGGAGCCCGCACGTTCGCCCGACGTGGGGCGTCTGGGTCGACGGGACGTTCCACTGTGGCGGCGGCGAGGGGACGCGGTGGGTGCGGAATCTCGCTCGGAATCCCGAGATCGTCGTCCATGGCGAGAGCGCGACGGAGGTCGTCATCCTCGAGGGAGAGGCCGAACGGATCGATCACGAAACCGCTTCGTCCGAACTGATCGACGAACTGGACGCGGCCTACGAAGCGAAGTACGACGCCCCGCACGGGACGCCCTTCTTCGCCGTTCAACCGACGGTCGTCTTCGCGTGGAGCGACTTCCCGACGGACGCGACGCGCTGGGAGTTCGACGAGTAG
- a CDS encoding Lrp/AsnC family transcriptional regulator, with the protein MSSLSGDWREAIDDVDAALIDGYQSGFPIEARPFRRVAADIGIEESAAVDRVRALREAGIVRRFGAVLNPPVIGSSTLAAVRAPADRFDEIATVINEYRQVNHNYARDHEWNMWFVVTAGSREARDEILADIEARTGCDVLNLPMLTDYYIDLEFPVVNSDRFARESLARRTDSSATRISEEATGDLSALEAELLLEIQDGFPLSATPYRDIAANAGYAVEDVLAAIERLLESGCLKRIGCVINHVVTGFDANCMVVWDVPDDDLDEWGEQAGELSYVTLCYHRPRQPEREWPYNLFTMIHGRDPEAVDAKIDELAADYLPVDHERLYSTETLKQTGARYDELVGL; encoded by the coding sequence ATGAGTAGCCTGTCGGGGGACTGGCGCGAGGCCATCGACGACGTGGACGCGGCGCTGATCGACGGCTATCAGAGCGGCTTTCCGATCGAAGCGCGCCCGTTCCGCCGCGTCGCCGCCGACATCGGGATCGAAGAATCGGCGGCGGTCGACCGCGTCCGCGCACTCCGGGAGGCGGGGATCGTCCGCCGGTTCGGTGCCGTCCTCAACCCGCCCGTGATCGGCTCGTCGACGCTCGCCGCGGTGCGGGCACCCGCGGACCGCTTCGACGAGATTGCGACCGTCATCAACGAGTATCGGCAAGTCAACCACAACTACGCCCGCGATCACGAGTGGAACATGTGGTTCGTCGTCACCGCCGGTTCGCGCGAGGCCCGCGACGAGATCCTCGCCGATATCGAGGCCCGAACCGGCTGTGACGTGCTGAACCTGCCGATGCTGACCGACTACTACATCGACCTCGAGTTTCCCGTCGTCAACAGCGATCGGTTCGCGCGCGAATCGCTGGCACGGCGCACCGACTCCTCGGCCACCCGGATCAGCGAGGAGGCCACGGGCGATCTCTCCGCGCTCGAGGCCGAACTCCTCCTCGAGATCCAGGACGGGTTCCCGCTGTCGGCGACGCCGTATCGCGATATCGCCGCGAACGCGGGATACGCGGTCGAGGACGTGCTCGCGGCTATCGAACGCCTGCTCGAGAGCGGGTGTCTCAAGCGGATCGGTTGCGTGATCAACCACGTCGTGACGGGGTTCGACGCCAACTGCATGGTCGTCTGGGACGTCCCCGACGATGATCTCGACGAGTGGGGCGAGCAGGCGGGCGAACTCTCCTACGTGACGCTCTGTTACCACCGACCGCGCCAGCCCGAGCGGGAGTGGCCGTACAACCTGTTCACGATGATCCACGGTCGCGACCCCGAGGCCGTCGACGCGAAGATCGACGAACTCGCCGCCGACTACCTCCCCGTCGACCACGAGCGTCTCTACTCGACCGAGACGCTGAAACAGACGGGTGCGCGCTACGACGAGCTGGTGGGACTGTAG
- a CDS encoding anthranilate phosphoribosyltransferase → MAHATQEFGDWPLTRLMTEVVGSGPKSADDMTREQAREAFQRILAGEPDETTLGAFWLANRWKRNIPTELAAYTDVMREESVVTAEPECDPVDCGANYDGKHSSAVLGVGAGVVAAAAGTPIVVHSGDRVPTQKATAYKHVLDELGVRTELEPDESADMVDETRFGFYYQPNFNPGIHDLYDRRDQMGVRTFVNTIETIANPANADVHLGSFYHLAFAKKLTDTITESERLGYSRAIFFQGMEGYDDIRPGYTKVAEWDRDGDDGADSFEDYEIETANYGMAMEAEDLEVDDVTADSASITEAVLTGDREGHFADAIALNGAFRMHARQDVDSLEDGLERAREVIADGSAEAVLEDLRAF, encoded by the coding sequence ATGGCGCACGCAACCCAGGAATTCGGCGACTGGCCGCTCACGCGGCTCATGACCGAGGTCGTCGGCTCCGGCCCGAAGTCGGCCGACGACATGACCCGCGAACAGGCTCGAGAGGCGTTCCAGCGTATTCTGGCGGGCGAACCGGACGAAACGACGCTCGGCGCGTTCTGGCTGGCAAACCGCTGGAAGCGAAACATCCCGACGGAGCTGGCGGCCTACACCGACGTGATGCGCGAGGAGTCGGTCGTCACCGCCGAGCCGGAGTGCGATCCGGTCGACTGCGGGGCGAACTACGACGGCAAGCACAGCTCCGCCGTCCTCGGCGTCGGAGCCGGCGTCGTCGCCGCGGCCGCGGGCACCCCCATCGTCGTCCACTCCGGCGATCGGGTCCCGACGCAGAAGGCGACGGCGTACAAACACGTCCTCGACGAGCTCGGCGTCCGAACCGAACTCGAGCCCGACGAAAGCGCGGACATGGTCGACGAGACCCGCTTCGGCTTCTACTACCAGCCGAATTTCAACCCCGGAATCCATGACCTCTACGACCGGCGCGATCAGATGGGCGTCCGCACGTTCGTCAACACGATCGAAACGATCGCGAATCCGGCGAACGCCGACGTCCACTTGGGCTCGTTCTACCACCTCGCGTTCGCGAAGAAGCTGACCGACACGATCACCGAGAGCGAGCGACTCGGGTACTCGCGGGCCATCTTCTTCCAGGGGATGGAGGGATACGACGATATCCGGCCCGGATATACGAAGGTCGCGGAGTGGGATCGAGACGGCGACGACGGTGCGGATTCCTTCGAGGATTACGAGATCGAAACCGCGAACTACGGCATGGCGATGGAGGCCGAGGACCTCGAGGTCGACGACGTGACGGCCGACTCCGCGTCGATCACCGAGGCCGTCCTCACTGGTGACCGCGAGGGACACTTCGCCGACGCCATCGCCCTCAACGGCGCGTTCCGGATGCACGCCCGTCAGGACGTCGACAGCCTCGAGGACGGACTCGAGCGGGCGCGCGAGGTCATTGCCGACGGCAGCGCGGAAGCCGTGCTCGAAGACCTCCGGGCCTTCTGA
- a CDS encoding FAD-binding and (Fe-S)-binding domain-containing protein, giving the protein MSLEPSADPAADRRANYDYRSDDVDRPALVADLEELVDCEVRADSYSRELYATDASAYELTPIAVAFPESTADVAGILEYCAEREIPVLPRGGGTSLAGQTVNRAVVLDFTRDMNEILEIDTDGRIATVQPGTILGTLNEALEPHDLKFAPDPAWGDKSAIGGAIGNNSTGSHSLKYGKTDAYIEECEAVLADGTVTRFGEVTLEEIGERADPDGDLEGQIYAEVERIIAEDADRIAETYPDLKRNVSGYNLDRLVAEIRGEELPGGEDTGEPGTVNLARLLAGSEGTLAVVTEATVSLEPIPETKAVSLLCYPDLHEAMRDVAPILAHDPAAVEVLDDVLIDLARDTAEFGPVTEMLPEGTNAVLLVEFYAEDDDHGKEQVAGLLADRLPSATPAGEPAADAPVSDAETLALEALEAYDDAERATLWKLRKSGLPILLSRTTDEKHISFIEDTAIPPAKLPAFVERFEEILEKHDTYASFYAHAGPGVLHVRPLVSTKTEVGLEQLHGIADDVTDLVVELGGSVSGEHGDGRARTQWNQKRYGDELWATFQDLKTAFDPDWILNPGQVVFREEDPTDLRENLRFDPDYEFEAGFEPALEWENDNGMQGMIELCHGCGGCRGEQETTGGVMCPTYRASREEITATRGRANALRQAMSGDLEPEEAVSDEFVEEVMGLCIGCKGCAIDCPSEVDMAKLKAEVTHEYHQRNGATLRDRLFANVSTLSKWGSRFAPLSNALPKLPGARKALEVAAGIDADRPLPTFHAETFRDWFHERGGPRVRKADATHKVVLYPDTYTNYSHPDAGKAAVRVLEAAGVHVAVPDDLGDTGRPAFSKGFLERAEDAARENVNALAPRVADGWDVVVIEPSDAVMFQKDYLDLLSTEAAGTLADATYGVCEYVDAFRLDEEIDFDERATTRDLVYHGHCHQKSVAKDHHAVGVLRRAGYAVDPLDSGCCGMAGSFGYESEHASMSDAIASILYDQVDESDGDRVVAPGASCRTQLENGPGAPEEPPTPIEVVAEALEGRR; this is encoded by the coding sequence ATGTCTCTCGAGCCGAGCGCTGACCCGGCCGCCGACCGGCGAGCGAACTACGACTATCGGAGCGACGACGTCGATCGTCCGGCTCTGGTCGCGGACCTCGAGGAACTCGTCGACTGCGAGGTCCGTGCGGACTCGTACTCCCGCGAGCTGTATGCGACCGACGCGAGCGCCTACGAGCTGACGCCGATCGCCGTCGCCTTCCCGGAATCGACCGCCGACGTCGCGGGCATCCTCGAGTACTGCGCCGAGCGAGAAATTCCGGTCCTCCCGCGGGGCGGCGGGACGAGCCTCGCCGGGCAGACGGTCAACCGGGCCGTCGTCCTGGATTTCACGCGGGACATGAACGAGATCCTCGAGATCGACACCGACGGTCGTATCGCGACGGTCCAGCCCGGGACGATCCTCGGGACGTTGAACGAGGCCCTCGAGCCCCACGACCTGAAGTTTGCCCCCGACCCCGCGTGGGGCGACAAGAGCGCCATCGGCGGCGCTATCGGCAACAACTCGACCGGGTCGCACTCGCTGAAATACGGGAAGACCGACGCCTACATCGAGGAGTGCGAGGCTGTCCTCGCCGACGGCACCGTCACCCGCTTCGGCGAGGTCACGCTCGAGGAGATCGGCGAGCGGGCCGATCCCGACGGCGACCTCGAGGGCCAGATCTACGCCGAAGTCGAGCGGATTATCGCGGAGGACGCGGACCGGATCGCGGAGACGTACCCGGATCTCAAGCGCAACGTTTCCGGCTACAACCTCGACCGGCTCGTCGCCGAGATTCGCGGCGAGGAACTGCCCGGCGGTGAGGACACCGGTGAGCCCGGAACGGTCAACCTCGCGCGGCTGCTGGCCGGCAGCGAGGGCACGCTGGCGGTCGTCACCGAGGCGACCGTCTCGCTCGAGCCGATCCCCGAGACGAAGGCGGTCTCGCTGCTCTGCTATCCCGACCTCCACGAGGCGATGCGGGACGTCGCGCCGATCCTCGCACACGATCCCGCGGCGGTCGAGGTACTCGACGACGTGTTGATCGATCTCGCGCGCGACACCGCGGAGTTCGGACCCGTCACCGAGATGCTTCCCGAGGGGACGAACGCGGTCCTCCTCGTCGAGTTCTACGCCGAGGACGACGATCACGGCAAAGAACAGGTCGCGGGCCTGCTCGCCGACCGCCTGCCGTCGGCGACGCCCGCCGGGGAACCGGCCGCGGACGCCCCGGTAAGCGACGCCGAGACGCTCGCACTCGAGGCGCTCGAGGCCTACGACGACGCCGAGCGCGCCACGCTCTGGAAGCTCCGCAAGTCCGGACTCCCGATCCTGCTCTCGCGGACGACCGACGAGAAGCACATCTCCTTCATCGAGGATACGGCGATCCCGCCCGCGAAGCTGCCGGCGTTCGTCGAGCGCTTCGAGGAGATCCTCGAGAAACACGACACTTACGCCAGTTTCTACGCCCACGCCGGCCCCGGCGTGCTCCACGTCCGGCCGCTCGTGAGCACGAAAACCGAAGTGGGACTCGAGCAGCTCCACGGAATCGCGGACGACGTGACGGATCTCGTGGTCGAACTGGGGGGATCCGTTTCGGGCGAGCACGGCGACGGCCGCGCCCGCACCCAGTGGAATCAAAAACGCTACGGCGACGAACTCTGGGCGACCTTTCAGGACCTCAAGACGGCGTTCGACCCCGACTGGATCTTGAATCCGGGACAGGTCGTCTTCCGCGAGGAGGATCCGACGGACCTGCGAGAGAACCTTCGGTTCGACCCCGACTACGAGTTCGAGGCGGGCTTCGAGCCCGCGCTCGAGTGGGAGAACGACAACGGCATGCAGGGCATGATCGAGCTCTGTCACGGCTGTGGGGGCTGTCGCGGCGAGCAAGAGACCACGGGCGGCGTGATGTGTCCGACATACCGGGCGAGCCGGGAAGAGATTACGGCGACCCGAGGCCGGGCGAACGCGCTTCGACAGGCCATGAGCGGAGACCTCGAGCCCGAGGAAGCCGTTTCCGACGAGTTCGTCGAGGAGGTAATGGGACTCTGTATCGGCTGCAAGGGCTGTGCCATCGACTGTCCGAGCGAGGTCGACATGGCGAAGCTCAAGGCCGAAGTCACCCACGAGTACCACCAGCGCAACGGCGCGACGCTCCGGGATCGGCTCTTCGCCAACGTGTCGACGCTCTCGAAGTGGGGGAGCAGATTCGCGCCGCTGTCGAACGCCCTGCCGAAGCTCCCGGGCGCCCGCAAGGCGCTCGAGGTCGCCGCCGGGATCGATGCCGACCGGCCGCTACCGACGTTCCACGCGGAGACGTTTCGGGACTGGTTTCACGAGCGAGGCGGCCCTCGAGTCAGGAAGGCCGACGCCACCCACAAAGTCGTCCTCTACCCGGACACCTACACCAACTACAGTCACCCCGACGCCGGGAAGGCGGCCGTTCGGGTGCTCGAGGCCGCCGGCGTCCACGTCGCCGTTCCCGACGACCTCGGCGATACGGGTCGACCGGCGTTTTCGAAGGGATTCCTCGAACGGGCGGAAGACGCCGCCCGCGAGAACGTGAACGCGCTCGCCCCGCGAGTCGCGGACGGCTGGGACGTGGTCGTCATCGAGCCCTCCGACGCGGTCATGTTCCAGAAGGATTACCTCGATCTGCTCTCCACCGAGGCCGCCGGAACGCTTGCCGATGCCACCTACGGCGTCTGCGAGTACGTCGATGCGTTCCGGCTGGACGAAGAGATCGATTTCGACGAGCGCGCGACGACTCGAGACCTCGTCTACCACGGCCACTGCCACCAGAAGTCGGTCGCGAAGGACCACCACGCCGTCGGCGTGCTCCGGCGAGCGGGCTACGCCGTCGACCCGCTCGATTCAGGCTGTTGCGGCATGGCCGGCAGTTTCGGCTACGAGTCCGAACACGCCTCGATGAGCGACGCCATCGCCTCGATCCTGTACGATCAGGTCGACGAGAGCGATGGCGACCGCGTCGTCGCTCCCGGCGCCTCCTGTCGAACTCAACTCGAGAACGGACCCGGCGCGCCCGAGGAGCCGCCGACGCCGATCGAAGTCGTGGCCGAAGCGCTCGAGGGACGCCGATAA